A window of Sulfurimonas gotlandica GD1 contains these coding sequences:
- a CDS encoding class I SAM-dependent methyltransferase → MIPFNYLGYFFKHFGSVIYPKEVLDELCIFLEQLKGEESVLDVGAGTGVMSEFAHRCNSNLKYVAVDPAEGMLKYAPNYAQVHVGMAEALPFEDDNFEAVLMGESLHHFNDPDVAMKEVVRVLKKDGKLFIYDFDFGTFRGKAICTMEKLLGEPGHFYEVDALKKMLESHGFKVEISKHKWRYTVSASL, encoded by the coding sequence ATGATACCTTTTAACTATCTAGGATACTTTTTTAAACATTTTGGTTCTGTCATATATCCAAAAGAGGTACTTGATGAACTATGCATATTTTTAGAACAATTAAAGGGTGAAGAATCTGTGCTTGATGTCGGGGCAGGAACAGGTGTCATGAGTGAGTTCGCTCATAGATGCAACTCTAATCTGAAATATGTAGCAGTTGATCCAGCAGAAGGAATGTTAAAGTATGCACCAAACTACGCACAAGTGCATGTAGGGATGGCTGAAGCACTTCCATTTGAAGATGATAATTTTGAAGCCGTACTTATGGGCGAGTCACTGCATCACTTCAATGATCCAGATGTAGCTATGAAGGAAGTAGTGCGAGTGTTAAAGAAAGATGGAAAACTGTTTATCTATGATTTTGACTTTGGCACGTTTAGAGGAAAAGCAATATGTACTATGGAAAAACTACTGGGTGAACCGGGACATTTTTACGAAGTAGATGCTCTGAAAAAGATGTTAGAAAGTCACGGTTTTAAAGTAGAGATAAGCAAACATAAATGGCGCTATACAGTTAGTGCTAGCTTATAA
- a CDS encoding STAS/SEC14 domain-containing protein, whose protein sequence is MSTIEHGISIGISRVNKFFFMKVKINGTLTHEDYERMVPMLRSAIDGVKDPDVRVLMDATEFSGWEMKAAWDDFIFGIEFRNVFTKIAFVGTTAWEEYGVKIGSWFMSGDVKFFKSLDEAYIWLNKEKIIPTTAVQKDLHARKEEIRNDLESLFKSNLKIVDWNVPEPDDQDASEILVSILEEKLQEIKADVKDGKYK, encoded by the coding sequence ATGAGCACAATAGAACATGGTATTTCCATAGGTATTAGTAGAGTAAATAAATTCTTTTTTATGAAAGTTAAAATAAACGGAACCCTAACTCATGAAGATTATGAGAGAATGGTTCCCATGCTAAGAAGTGCTATAGATGGAGTAAAAGATCCCGATGTCAGGGTTCTTATGGATGCTACCGAGTTTAGTGGCTGGGAGATGAAAGCCGCTTGGGATGACTTCATATTTGGCATCGAGTTTAGAAATGTTTTTACTAAAATAGCATTTGTAGGAACTACTGCATGGGAAGAGTATGGAGTAAAGATAGGAAGCTGGTTTATGAGTGGAGACGTTAAGTTCTTCAAATCTCTAGACGAAGCATACATCTGGCTAAACAAAGAAAAAATCATACCAACAACTGCTGTGCAAAAAGATTTGCACGCTAGAAAAGAAGAGATAAGAAATGATCTGGAATCTCTGTTTAAATCAAACCTAAAAATTGTTGACTGGAATGTACCGGAACCTGACGACCAAGATGCTTCTGAGATATTAGTTAGCATCTTAGAAGAAAAACTCCAAGAGATAAAAGCTGATGTAAAGGACGGTAAATATAAATAA
- the trhA gene encoding PAQR family membrane homeostasis protein TrhA: protein MNNFSLLEEIWHAISHGLGLALSIAGLAILVAFASINGSAMAIISSAIFGTTLIFMYGSSTLYHAITHQEIKELFQKFDHASIYFLIAGSYTPITLVSLAGPWGYSIASAIWATAFFGIYMKFMYPNRFEKLSLFLYLIMGWSIVVAMKPLSESMESGGIYLLIAGGLSYTLGVFFYINDHKNFYHAIWHLFVLGGSIFHFFMTLFYII, encoded by the coding sequence ATAAATAACTTCTCACTTCTTGAAGAAATTTGGCACGCTATCTCTCATGGACTTGGCTTAGCGTTAAGCATAGCTGGACTTGCTATATTAGTTGCATTTGCAAGTATTAACGGTTCAGCAATGGCTATTATAAGCAGTGCAATATTTGGGACAACCCTTATCTTTATGTATGGCTCTTCTACTCTATATCATGCTATTACACATCAAGAAATCAAAGAGTTGTTTCAAAAATTTGACCACGCATCTATATATTTTCTCATAGCTGGGAGTTACACGCCTATTACTCTTGTTTCTCTTGCTGGGCCATGGGGATACTCCATTGCATCTGCTATTTGGGCAACTGCTTTTTTTGGCATCTACATGAAGTTTATGTATCCAAATCGTTTTGAAAAACTATCTCTTTTTTTATATCTAATCATGGGTTGGAGTATTGTAGTAGCAATGAAACCTCTTAGCGAGTCTATGGAAAGTGGAGGTATTTACCTTCTTATTGCCGGCGGTCTTTCTTATACCTTGGGAGTATTTTTCTACATAAATGATCACAAGAATTTTTATCACGCCATCTGGCATCTCTTTGTGCTTGGAGGAAGTATTTTCCATTTCTTTATGACATTGTTTTACATCATATAA
- a CDS encoding leucyl aminopeptidase, with amino-acid sequence MNIQLLNKNISDIKADITVEFLTPDALAEHTEIRVLNQAGFKAEQDSICFLHEKGLLFCGTDSKKSDDIRSATVSMIKALKSSNYESAVFSVLKNSSLAAMVEGVVLGGYEFNEYKSKPKEIALKNISLASNELDFEELKKTFDEAIIIANATCYTRDIVNKAPQELNPETFAILAKKLADTNSLECNILAELELKAQNMNAMLAVGRASIHESQLIHLAYKPANPKKIISLVGKGLTYDSGGLSLKPALNMVTMKMDKAGACAVLGIIKAASELKLDVEIHAFIGAVENMVGGNAYKPDDVLVSRSGTTIEVRNTDAEGRLVLCDVLDYAQDAVKADAIFDFATLTGACVVALGQYTTGVMGHSHKLKHDMSKAASASGELTGSLPFNRHLKKLLKSEIADISNVSSKPYGGAITAGLFLDKFIRDENKNKWMHFDIAGSAYTETPWDCNVYGGTGAGVRFMSEYLKNI; translated from the coding sequence ATGAACATTCAACTATTAAACAAAAATATTTCTGATATCAAAGCAGATATCACAGTAGAGTTTTTAACTCCAGATGCGTTAGCAGAACATACAGAGATAAGAGTTTTAAACCAAGCAGGTTTCAAAGCAGAGCAAGATTCTATTTGTTTTTTACATGAAAAAGGTCTTCTTTTTTGTGGAACTGATAGTAAAAAAAGTGACGATATAAGAAGTGCAACGGTAAGTATGATTAAAGCACTTAAGTCTTCAAACTATGAAAGTGCAGTATTTAGTGTTTTAAAAAACAGCTCTCTTGCTGCGATGGTTGAAGGTGTTGTCCTTGGTGGATATGAGTTTAATGAATATAAATCCAAGCCAAAAGAGATAGCTCTAAAAAATATTTCACTTGCATCTAACGAACTTGATTTTGAAGAACTAAAAAAGACTTTTGATGAAGCAATTATCATTGCTAATGCTACATGTTACACTCGTGACATTGTAAACAAAGCTCCACAAGAGTTAAACCCTGAGACTTTTGCTATACTGGCTAAAAAGCTGGCAGACACTAACTCACTAGAATGCAATATTCTTGCAGAGCTTGAACTAAAAGCTCAAAACATGAATGCTATGCTAGCGGTTGGTCGTGCTTCCATCCATGAGAGTCAACTTATCCACTTAGCATATAAGCCAGCCAATCCTAAAAAAATCATCTCACTTGTTGGTAAGGGTCTAACTTACGATAGCGGTGGACTAAGTCTAAAACCTGCTCTAAATATGGTAACTATGAAAATGGATAAAGCCGGTGCTTGTGCTGTTTTAGGAATTATCAAAGCAGCTAGTGAGTTAAAACTGGATGTTGAAATCCATGCATTTATTGGTGCGGTTGAGAATATGGTTGGTGGAAATGCTTACAAGCCTGATGATGTATTAGTTTCTCGCAGTGGAACAACTATTGAAGTTAGAAACACAGATGCCGAAGGTCGTTTAGTGCTTTGTGACGTTTTAGACTATGCTCAAGATGCTGTAAAAGCAGATGCTATCTTCGACTTTGCTACTCTTACCGGTGCTTGTGTAGTTGCACTTGGTCAATACACGACTGGAGTTATGGGACATTCACATAAACTAAAACATGACATGTCAAAAGCTGCTAGTGCATCAGGGGAGCTAACTGGTTCACTTCCATTTAACAGACACCTTAAAAAACTTCTAAAAAGTGAAATTGCAGATATCTCTAATGTATCTTCTAAGCCTTATGGCGGGGCTATTACAGCCGGTCTATTTTTAGATAAATTCATCAGAGACGAGAATAAGAACAAATGGATGCACTTTGATATAGCAGGTTCAGCATATACTGAGACTCCATGGGATTGTAATGTTTACGGTGGAACTGGAGCTGGTGTGCGCTTTATGAGTGAGTATTTAAAAAATATATGA